A window of the Haloterrigena turkmenica DSM 5511 genome harbors these coding sequences:
- a CDS encoding HalOD1 output domain-containing protein, whose product MGEDTQVSGGHRSDLTTIHFQRAYDWSATPPSIATVSALATVTGIDPTELAIELETTLYDHVDPDALDELVRDQKSELVTVSFTFDHYRILFEGDKLTVRSHDR is encoded by the coding sequence ATGGGTGAGGACACCCAAGTGAGCGGCGGGCACAGGTCTGATTTGACCACTATTCACTTCCAAAGAGCGTACGATTGGTCGGCTACACCACCGAGCATCGCCACAGTCTCCGCTCTCGCAACCGTCACGGGTATCGATCCAACCGAGCTTGCCATCGAACTCGAAACCACCTTATATGATCACGTTGACCCGGACGCACTCGATGAGCTCGTCCGGGATCAAAAATCCGAGCTGGTCACTGTCTCCTTTACTTTTGACCACTATCGAATCTTGTTTGAAGGCGACAAGTTGACTGTTCGCTCACATGACCGGTAA
- a CDS encoding TrmB family transcriptional regulator, translating to MVSFDEEQAEAEALDRLQDLGLSQYEAQTLINLFRLGTGTTQDITRINGVPRTRVYEATDRLHELGFIDIQHTTPRKFTVISEESIIRMLNTQRENTIIELAECLEVIGPAQPQREQFGVWTVTGREAVASRIDEFIGDADEQIVYMTVDELLTDEHLDQLQAAEDRGVDIYLAGISDDVQNQIQKIVPSAELFETLWEWQDTPAGSLLITDEETALVSALVNGSDGANEIEETAIWGAGDRNSLVVVLRTIFTWRLNGEQAV from the coding sequence ATGGTATCATTTGACGAAGAGCAGGCCGAAGCTGAGGCTCTCGACCGATTACAAGATCTCGGGCTATCCCAATACGAAGCCCAGACGCTGATCAACCTCTTTCGGCTCGGTACAGGAACCACACAAGACATTACCCGCATCAACGGTGTCCCTCGCACTCGTGTGTACGAAGCGACTGATCGGCTCCACGAACTGGGCTTCATCGACATCCAGCACACGACGCCACGGAAATTCACGGTAATCTCGGAGGAGTCGATCATCCGCATGCTCAACACCCAACGTGAAAACACAATCATTGAACTTGCAGAGTGTTTAGAGGTGATCGGGCCGGCCCAACCACAACGCGAACAGTTCGGCGTCTGGACGGTGACCGGTCGGGAGGCGGTCGCGTCTCGTATTGATGAGTTCATCGGCGACGCAGACGAGCAAATCGTCTATATGACCGTCGATGAGTTACTTACCGACGAGCATCTCGATCAGCTTCAGGCCGCCGAAGACCGTGGAGTAGACATCTACCTTGCAGGCATTTCAGACGATGTCCAAAATCAAATTCAGAAAATAGTACCGTCTGCCGAGCTGTTCGAAACGTTGTGGGAATGGCAGGATACGCCCGCTGGGAGCCTATTGATCACTGACGAAGAGACGGCGCTCGTCAGTGCTCTCGTAAATGGTTCCGACGGCGCAAATGAGATTGAAGAAACGGCGATCTGGGGCGCAGGCGATCGAAATAGCCTCGTTGTCGTCCTCCGGACGATCTTTACATGGCGACTCAACGGAGAACAAGCAGTGTGA
- a CDS encoding DUF2270 domain-containing protein, protein MTDSNDDEFDPTAPDQREIGREMVDESTGLGSVMAHAYRGELGRVDTWRQRLDQTTTWAVTVMAAILTWAFSSPDNPHYILLIGIVVVTVFLGIEARRYRDYDVFRARVRILQENLLATALDPSRGVEHLNWRAELSQDYREPTVKVSMQEALVNRLRRVYLALLGVLLVAWLFRVTAFAAREDWIETAAIARIPGSIVIVVIGVFYAALLVTALWPRERQAKGEFRKETETEGDWKDSDAKDESRNR, encoded by the coding sequence ATGACAGATTCGAATGACGACGAGTTCGACCCGACGGCACCCGACCAGCGTGAAATCGGCCGCGAAATGGTCGACGAAAGCACGGGTCTTGGCTCGGTGATGGCCCACGCGTACCGCGGCGAACTCGGCCGGGTGGATACGTGGCGACAGCGCCTCGACCAGACGACGACGTGGGCCGTGACCGTGATGGCGGCGATCCTGACGTGGGCGTTCTCGAGTCCCGACAATCCCCACTATATCCTGTTGATCGGCATCGTAGTCGTCACGGTTTTCCTCGGTATCGAGGCACGGCGGTACCGGGACTACGACGTCTTCCGGGCGCGCGTTCGGATTCTTCAGGAGAATCTACTCGCGACCGCCCTTGACCCGTCGCGGGGCGTCGAGCACCTCAACTGGCGAGCGGAACTGAGTCAGGACTACCGCGAGCCGACAGTGAAAGTATCGATGCAGGAAGCCCTCGTGAATCGCCTCCGGCGCGTGTATCTCGCGCTACTCGGTGTCCTCCTCGTTGCGTGGCTCTTCAGAGTGACCGCATTTGCGGCACGCGAAGACTGGATCGAAACCGCTGCGATCGCTCGAATCCCTGGATCGATCGTGATCGTGGTCATCGGCGTTTTCTACGCTGCGCTGCTTGTGACCGCGCTGTGGCCGCGAGAACGTCAGGCGAAGGGTGAATTCCGCAAAGAAACAGAAACGGAGGGTGACTGGAAAGATTCAGATGCGAAAGATGAATCGCGTAATCGATGA
- a CDS encoding ParA family protein: protein MAGTNSRNSVDSTNSPNSPYESVDTAGNSRAVSVCMLKGGVGKSTIAVNLARQLATHDHDVLLIDLDPNGHASVGLGFDDHYHNTDEGIGEVFFDEADPTSVVYNTGYEFDILPSSEDLEQVEREIVVGDVFQPSALLKRKVVEPLLGNEYDFIVTDSPAYRSRLTDNALVATSNLVLPLAPGNEAMSGLERTIERQIAPLRKHMDVDVLALVPNMLNARIDHQTQDRQLLERLNSHNSLQDRIPNFARITDWEAVSAGDLSPTPGIRDRTSITKAYGERKPLLDYDPNCDQLKNFDELAHIVEAGEVVRDD from the coding sequence ATGGCGGGAACGAATAGTAGGAATAGCGTAGATAGTACGAATAGCCCGAATAGTCCATACGAATCCGTGGATACAGCGGGGAATTCTCGAGCTGTTTCAGTCTGTATGCTGAAGGGTGGCGTTGGCAAGTCAACCATCGCAGTGAATCTCGCGCGTCAGCTAGCTACCCACGACCATGATGTTCTCCTTATTGACCTCGATCCGAATGGACACGCATCAGTCGGTCTCGGGTTCGATGACCACTACCACAATACAGACGAGGGGATCGGTGAGGTCTTCTTCGACGAGGCAGACCCAACCTCAGTTGTCTACAATACTGGATATGAATTCGACATCCTTCCCTCGAGCGAGGATCTCGAGCAGGTTGAGCGAGAAATCGTCGTCGGTGACGTCTTCCAGCCGTCTGCTCTATTGAAGCGCAAAGTCGTTGAGCCGCTGCTTGGCAACGAATACGACTTCATCGTCACGGACTCGCCCGCATATCGCTCCCGACTGACCGACAACGCACTCGTCGCGACGTCTAATCTTGTGCTTCCACTAGCGCCCGGGAACGAGGCGATGTCCGGACTAGAACGCACTATTGAGCGCCAGATTGCTCCGCTGCGAAAACACATGGATGTCGACGTTCTCGCGCTTGTTCCGAATATGCTGAACGCGCGTATCGACCACCAGACGCAGGATCGTCAGCTCCTCGAACGACTGAACTCCCACAACAGTTTGCAGGATCGAATTCCGAACTTCGCTCGAATCACGGACTGGGAGGCTGTTAGTGCTGGGGATCTTAGTCCGACACCAGGTATCCGCGACCGAACGAGTATCACGAAGGCGTACGGTGAACGCAAACCGCTGTTGGACTACGACCCCAACTGTGATCAACTGAAGAATTTCGACGAACTCGCGCACATTGTTGAGGCCGGTGAGGTGGTTCGCGATGACTGA
- a CDS encoding nucleotidyl transferase AbiEii/AbiGii toxin family protein, producing the protein MISQNRLRVLARELGVRQGYAEKNYVNSWILWGIFTSGFGENLMFKGGTALSKLYFPQSWRFSEDLDFGVEGQYKGSEDGLRDVLDTVTDRSGIEFTISEHHESRQQHYPTHYVDMSIQYRAVLDHPNTTSLDVMVDEYVAFDPVHYTHSYEDIPEFELQAYSVEEIFAEKLRAIFQRGAARDYYDLYQLLETESVEIDFGVVLPAFEAKCNHDDLDIDLTMGLPVDQREDLQRQWETSLPDLTGDPPLFDTVWKRLDEAIINKGTE; encoded by the coding sequence ATGATCAGTCAAAACCGACTCCGTGTCCTTGCCCGTGAGCTAGGTGTCCGCCAGGGCTATGCTGAGAAGAACTACGTCAACTCCTGGATTCTCTGGGGTATCTTCACGAGTGGCTTTGGCGAGAACCTCATGTTCAAAGGTGGAACGGCGCTGAGCAAACTCTACTTCCCTCAGTCGTGGCGGTTCTCAGAGGATCTCGATTTCGGCGTCGAAGGCCAGTATAAAGGATCAGAAGACGGCCTCCGCGACGTCCTCGACACGGTAACCGACCGCTCCGGGATTGAGTTCACTATCAGCGAGCACCACGAGTCCCGCCAGCAACACTATCCGACACACTACGTTGACATGAGCATCCAGTATCGGGCAGTGCTTGACCATCCGAATACGACTAGCCTTGACGTGATGGTCGACGAGTATGTCGCGTTCGACCCAGTTCACTATACGCACTCCTACGAGGATATCCCGGAGTTCGAATTGCAGGCGTATAGTGTCGAAGAGATCTTCGCGGAGAAACTTCGGGCGATCTTCCAACGGGGTGCTGCCAGAGACTACTACGACCTCTACCAGCTCTTAGAGACCGAGTCTGTTGAGATTGACTTCGGCGTTGTCCTTCCTGCCTTCGAAGCAAAGTGCAACCACGACGACCTTGACATCGATCTTACAATGGGTCTACCGGTGGATCAGCGCGAGGACCTTCAGCGCCAGTGGGAAACCTCACTCCCTGACCTGACCGGCGATCCACCTCTGTTCGATACTGTCTGGAAGAGACTGGACGAGGCAATCATTAACAAAGGGACGGAGTAG
- a CDS encoding type IV toxin-antitoxin system AbiEi family antitoxin domain-containing protein produces the protein MSSTQETQTIRRGLSTRESRLLSHLAAEGHQIISIDDIEATLEIAPNTARGIASRLTEKGWLDRLLPGRYLIIPLAAGEDAVYTTHEYLIAAHVAEPMYIGYYSALSHHGLTEQVPRTVYVVTPTRAQSREIHGVPYRVATITERKFFGYEPTSIEGTTVNVANLEKTLVDCADHPEYCGGIRELAKAMVAADDQDCSWATVGEYLQRLDNGAATKRLVYLADELGIDLPTRETLVESFTSGYSLLDPTWSKQGTYDSEYRLRINVDPGTLGPTKS, from the coding sequence ATGAGTTCTACACAAGAGACCCAAACTATACGGAGGGGGCTTTCGACTCGTGAGAGCCGACTCCTTTCGCATCTCGCCGCTGAGGGCCATCAAATCATCTCGATCGACGACATCGAAGCGACGCTCGAGATCGCGCCTAACACCGCCCGAGGGATCGCCTCCCGACTTACCGAGAAAGGGTGGCTGGATCGGCTTCTCCCCGGCCGATATCTCATCATTCCGCTCGCTGCTGGCGAGGACGCTGTGTATACGACTCACGAGTATCTCATCGCCGCACACGTTGCCGAGCCGATGTACATCGGCTACTATAGCGCCCTCAGCCATCACGGGCTAACTGAGCAGGTCCCGCGAACGGTGTACGTCGTCACCCCAACGCGAGCCCAGAGTCGCGAGATTCACGGCGTCCCCTATCGCGTCGCGACCATTACGGAACGGAAGTTCTTCGGCTACGAGCCGACGTCCATTGAGGGAACCACTGTGAACGTCGCCAACTTGGAGAAGACGCTCGTCGACTGTGCCGATCATCCTGAGTACTGCGGTGGCATCCGAGAACTCGCAAAGGCGATGGTCGCAGCGGACGACCAGGATTGTTCGTGGGCGACGGTCGGTGAGTATCTCCAGCGGCTCGACAACGGCGCGGCGACCAAGCGACTCGTCTACCTTGCCGACGAGCTAGGTATCGACCTCCCGACGCGTGAGACGCTCGTCGAGTCATTCACGAGTGGATACTCGCTGCTCGACCCAACGTGGAGCAAGCAAGGGACCTATGACAGCGAGTACCGCCTTCGAATCAATGTCGACCCGGGCACGCTCGGTCCAACGAAGTCCTGA
- a CDS encoding TRAM domain-containing protein produces the protein MTEDLEIVALGVFEITKAERGYIVIIPGAHPGNEPRVEIEQVTQNVAFASVLDNDSINHSN, from the coding sequence TTGACCGAGGATCTTGAGATAGTTGCGCTGGGCGTCTTCGAAATTACAAAAGCTGAACGCGGCTATATCGTAATCATTCCAGGTGCGCATCCCGGTAATGAGCCTAGAGTCGAAATTGAACAGGTCACACAGAATGTTGCATTTGCCAGCGTTCTCGATAACGACTCAATCAATCACTCTAACTAG